The Candidatus Krumholzibacteriia bacterium genome contains a region encoding:
- a CDS encoding S8 family serine peptidase codes for MVLGPAVFATWVFAAAFLTAAGPAAAALSAGGRAPGLDSPALRPDGQERLPGVVIVKFAGPLGPGAEKAASLSAPFRTGSAVLDALCRHYQVERFEPVAPPRTTSRKTLPLSPVAPHEAGPVDLSRLYVLHFGGGADPLQVARDFAARPEVEYAEPQFVYPLAAIANDPLYPTEQSAYFTRMAFPAAHDNTRGSDGDVVVALVDGGSEWQHPDLAPNVWTNPGESLNGVDDDGNGFVDDLHGWNFSNGTSDPTGLPQTPSSAGHGTHVAGIACAVSNNAIGVAGATWNARFMPVCVAHPTVDNAIAFGYQGILYAVNSGADVVSCSWGGQGNPSYFEREVIEYARQHGVVVVAAAGNNASSADFYPAGYAHVLAVANVNNTDQKSASSNYGPWVDVAAQGTSIHSTYRNGSYLDLSGTSMAAPHAAAACALVKTKWPTALAEQVRERVRVTCDNIDALNPGYGGQLGYGRINAAQALSKVTPALRILEVAYDTPDGDAIIEPTETVAVHVTVINWLDPATNLQFTLGENSSYATVPVNSDAVASLGTLEQTVLDFSVRFTAAAPVNHLATCTLNITSGSPAYTDADRFDLRVLPIIATHDANQVVTTVTSVGKLGFGEKSGGNGKDGVGFLYAGSPNLLFEGALLVGTGQATISDAARGATASATEDDFVTATNGTPSLTTAHPLFDQFVVATCTDAGATTPLGLRLRQESWEISYPPYDDFVVLRYAIQNQSAQTLQNLRVGWFLDWDLDGATYETNHTGYDATRGLGYVWDDGTGPDVYVGVVTLTPPGTTAYRGIWNDEADPNNPSWGIYDGFSDAEKWEALTAGIVQAEAGPADISQLLATGPFTIAPGDSIVVGFAFVGGSSLADLQQNTDVALSAWATPTDTGPTLAPRRLWLEQNSPNPFNPATRIAFDLPNAGDVELGVYAVNGRRVRTLLHEHREAGRYEVSWDGRDSGGRRAASGVYFYRLTAAGRSITRKMQLLQ; via the coding sequence ATGGTCCTGGGACCCGCTGTCTTCGCCACCTGGGTTTTCGCCGCCGCCTTCCTCACCGCTGCGGGTCCGGCGGCGGCGGCTCTCAGTGCCGGGGGACGGGCACCCGGTCTCGACTCCCCCGCGCTCCGCCCCGACGGCCAGGAACGGCTCCCTGGTGTCGTCATCGTCAAGTTCGCGGGCCCCCTCGGCCCCGGAGCCGAGAAAGCGGCGTCGCTCTCGGCACCCTTCCGCACCGGTTCTGCCGTCCTCGATGCACTCTGCCGCCATTATCAAGTCGAGCGCTTCGAGCCCGTCGCTCCTCCACGGACCACTTCTCGGAAGACGCTACCGCTCTCGCCGGTCGCGCCACACGAGGCCGGGCCTGTGGATCTGTCGCGCCTCTACGTCCTGCACTTCGGCGGCGGCGCCGATCCGCTGCAGGTGGCACGCGACTTCGCCGCGCGCCCCGAGGTGGAATACGCCGAGCCGCAGTTCGTCTACCCCCTGGCCGCGATCGCCAACGACCCGCTCTATCCCACGGAGCAGAGCGCTTACTTCACCCGCATGGCTTTTCCTGCGGCCCACGACAACACGCGCGGCAGCGACGGGGACGTCGTGGTCGCCCTCGTGGACGGCGGCAGCGAGTGGCAGCACCCCGACCTCGCGCCGAATGTGTGGACGAACCCCGGGGAGAGCCTCAACGGCGTCGACGACGACGGCAACGGCTTCGTCGACGATCTGCACGGCTGGAACTTCAGCAACGGCACCAGCGACCCAACCGGTCTGCCGCAAACACCGAGCTCCGCCGGGCACGGCACCCATGTCGCCGGGATCGCCTGCGCGGTGTCGAACAACGCCATCGGCGTCGCCGGCGCCACCTGGAACGCCCGCTTCATGCCGGTCTGCGTCGCCCACCCCACGGTGGACAACGCCATCGCCTTCGGCTACCAGGGCATCCTCTATGCCGTGAACAGCGGCGCCGACGTGGTGAGCTGCAGCTGGGGCGGGCAAGGGAACCCTTCGTACTTCGAACGGGAAGTCATCGAGTACGCTCGGCAGCATGGCGTCGTCGTCGTCGCCGCCGCCGGCAACAACGCTTCCTCCGCCGACTTCTACCCGGCGGGCTACGCGCACGTCCTCGCGGTGGCGAACGTGAACAACACCGACCAGAAGAGCGCGAGCTCCAACTACGGCCCCTGGGTGGACGTCGCGGCCCAGGGCACGTCCATCCACAGCACCTACCGCAACGGCTCCTATCTGGATCTGAGCGGCACTTCCATGGCGGCGCCGCACGCCGCCGCCGCCTGCGCCCTGGTGAAGACGAAGTGGCCCACGGCCCTGGCGGAGCAAGTGCGGGAGCGGGTGCGGGTCACCTGCGACAACATCGACGCCCTCAACCCGGGATACGGTGGGCAGCTGGGTTACGGCCGCATCAACGCCGCGCAGGCTCTCAGCAAGGTGACGCCGGCGCTCCGCATCCTGGAGGTCGCGTACGACACCCCGGACGGAGACGCCATCATCGAGCCCACCGAGACCGTGGCCGTCCACGTCACCGTGATCAACTGGCTCGATCCTGCGACGAACCTGCAGTTCACCTTGGGAGAGAACTCCTCCTACGCCACCGTACCCGTCAACTCCGATGCCGTAGCTTCCCTGGGGACGCTGGAGCAAACGGTGCTCGACTTCTCCGTGCGCTTCACCGCTGCGGCGCCGGTCAATCACCTGGCCACCTGCACGCTCAACATCACCTCCGGGAGCCCGGCCTACACCGACGCCGACCGCTTCGATCTCCGCGTTCTCCCCATCATCGCCACCCACGACGCCAATCAGGTCGTGACCACCGTGACCAGCGTCGGCAAGCTCGGCTTCGGCGAGAAGTCCGGCGGGAACGGCAAGGATGGTGTCGGCTTCCTCTACGCCGGCTCGCCCAACCTGCTCTTCGAGGGCGCTCTCCTCGTCGGCACCGGACAGGCCACGATCTCCGATGCGGCTCGAGGCGCGACCGCTTCCGCCACCGAGGACGACTTCGTCACCGCCACCAACGGCACGCCGTCACTCACGACTGCCCATCCGCTCTTCGATCAGTTCGTCGTCGCGACCTGCACCGATGCCGGCGCCACCACACCTCTCGGCTTGCGCCTGCGCCAGGAGAGCTGGGAGATCTCCTATCCGCCGTACGACGATTTCGTCGTGCTCCGCTACGCCATCCAGAACCAGAGCGCGCAGACGCTGCAGAATCTCCGGGTTGGCTGGTTCCTCGACTGGGACCTGGATGGTGCGACCTACGAGACGAACCACACCGGCTACGACGCCACTCGTGGCTTGGGCTACGTCTGGGACGACGGCACTGGACCCGACGTCTACGTGGGCGTGGTCACGCTCACGCCGCCGGGGACGACGGCGTACCGCGGTATCTGGAACGACGAGGCCGATCCCAACAATCCGAGCTGGGGGATCTACGACGGCTTCTCCGATGCGGAGAAGTGGGAAGCACTGACCGCCGGCATCGTCCAAGCGGAAGCCGGTCCCGCCGACATCTCGCAGCTCCTGGCCACCGGTCCGTTCACCATCGCACCGGGGGATTCCATCGTCGTCGGCTTCGCCTTCGTCGGCGGAAGCTCCCTCGCCGACCTGCAGCAGAACACCGACGTCGCCTTGTCCGCCTGGGCCACTCCCACGGACACGGGCCCCACCCTCGCGCCGCGGCGCCTGTGGCTGGAGCAGAACTCGCCCAACCCCTTCAACCCGGCGACGCGCATCG
- a CDS encoding S8 family serine peptidase, whose protein sequence is MLKLCARVPGLFVFSCLFVAGSAWTAAGPPGSQAPRSGAPRPGERWAQPGMVVVKLVEAGTSLGGAGKTGSSPVDQLLARHGSYQVEPVLPLRRAARKPSGADPTRIFIVRYGDGQAPEEVARELSGLDAVEYAEPHYAYPLAGQPNDTNISQQLSYLQHMQFIAGWDVTVGEQGPVVIAIVDGGTDWTHNDLNSNIWSNPGETAGNSIDDDGNGFVDDIRGWNFANNTNNPMGLPSTPESATHGTHTAGIAGAVTNNSLQVAGGSWNAKIMPINTALAAADRVIGYGYEGIAYAADNGANVISASWGGSGGASTFEQEIIQFAHDQGAAICAAAGNNSGNADSHYPSAYPHVLSVTNVTLSDTHVTIANFGYSVDVAAHGEAILSTIPSNFLGTLWGTSMSTPFVAAACALVKTKWPAYTADQVMQRVRVTCDNIDGVNPEFRGQLGYGRLNVLQALTKNTPAIRISDIDIVDQDGDGVVERNETVEVNLTLTNLLARAQTVDLDLSIPAPSQPVTITNSHQIVAALDSLQSLQIPPFNLQIASTAANNVTVDFELGISVGTPAYVDKDRFKLSIQPLFIDHGGNSIRTTVTSMGRLGYALNRRDGTDGVGFAFGTGPNILFEAAMMMGISSTKLVDAARGLNVNNNITYQSNFGTPVGGTPHYLPPELADEQSRAFFTDGAAPQSLRLQLSMRQDAYVFASPPDNDYIILRYRIRNDSGGTMPGLYVGWYHDWDIGDPGDPAGALGDRTAFDAGRGLGYTWDENGAASNVYVGMAVLTPPGTTSFRGIWNDQANPNNPSFGVYDGYTKSEKWQTMTEGVVHTEAGPEDVSLGFGTGPFTFDDSITVAFVYVGGSSLADLQANTDAAIAKWATLGPITPVTLYDLSAAADGGDVVVRWRTTDERDIATFRVYRSKNGGGLSALGPDVERNNERNYVFRDPAPGPGSYLYRVAEISPTGDAVLHGAVELVIEGAAPPRSYLSPGTPNPFNPNTTLRYGLTAAGPVRLEVFDARGRHVRTLVQNAYVAPGIYGTTWNGTDDDGRAVPSGSYHVRLQLVDQVFTRRVTLLK, encoded by the coding sequence ATGCTCAAGCTTTGTGCGCGCGTTCCGGGTCTCTTCGTTTTCTCCTGCCTCTTCGTGGCGGGGTCCGCCTGGACCGCCGCAGGTCCCCCGGGCAGCCAGGCTCCCAGAAGTGGCGCGCCGCGGCCCGGTGAACGCTGGGCCCAGCCAGGCATGGTGGTGGTGAAGCTCGTCGAGGCAGGCACGAGCCTGGGCGGCGCGGGCAAGACCGGTTCGTCCCCCGTGGATCAGCTGCTCGCCCGGCACGGGAGCTACCAGGTGGAGCCGGTCCTGCCGTTGCGGCGAGCCGCGCGCAAGCCCAGTGGCGCCGACCCCACCCGCATCTTCATCGTCCGCTACGGCGACGGCCAGGCCCCGGAAGAGGTCGCCCGCGAGCTGAGCGGTCTCGATGCGGTGGAGTACGCCGAACCGCACTACGCCTACCCGCTGGCAGGGCAGCCGAACGACACCAACATCAGCCAGCAGCTCTCCTACCTGCAGCACATGCAGTTCATCGCCGGCTGGGACGTCACCGTGGGCGAACAGGGTCCGGTGGTCATCGCCATCGTGGACGGCGGTACCGATTGGACCCACAACGATCTCAACTCCAACATCTGGTCGAACCCGGGCGAGACGGCGGGGAACAGCATCGACGACGACGGCAACGGCTTCGTGGACGACATCCGGGGCTGGAACTTCGCCAACAACACCAACAACCCCATGGGCCTGCCGAGCACGCCGGAGAGCGCCACCCACGGCACCCACACCGCCGGCATCGCCGGTGCGGTGACGAACAACTCCCTGCAAGTCGCCGGCGGCTCGTGGAACGCCAAGATCATGCCCATCAACACGGCACTCGCCGCCGCCGACCGCGTCATTGGCTACGGCTACGAAGGCATCGCCTACGCCGCCGATAACGGCGCCAACGTCATCAGCGCCAGCTGGGGTGGCTCGGGTGGCGCTTCCACCTTCGAGCAGGAGATCATCCAGTTCGCCCACGATCAGGGCGCCGCCATCTGCGCCGCGGCGGGCAACAACTCCGGCAACGCCGACAGCCACTACCCCTCGGCCTACCCGCACGTGCTCTCGGTGACCAACGTGACCCTCTCCGACACCCATGTGACGATCGCCAACTTCGGCTACAGCGTGGACGTCGCCGCCCATGGCGAGGCGATCCTCAGCACCATCCCGAGCAACTTCCTCGGCACCTTGTGGGGCACCTCCATGTCCACGCCCTTCGTCGCCGCCGCCTGCGCCCTGGTGAAGACGAAGTGGCCCGCGTACACGGCGGACCAGGTGATGCAGCGAGTGCGGGTGACCTGCGACAACATCGATGGTGTCAACCCCGAGTTCCGCGGTCAGCTGGGCTACGGGCGCCTCAACGTCCTGCAAGCGCTGACCAAGAACACTCCGGCGATCCGCATCTCCGACATCGACATCGTCGACCAGGATGGCGACGGCGTCGTCGAGCGCAACGAGACCGTCGAGGTGAACCTCACGCTGACGAATCTGCTGGCGCGGGCGCAAACCGTCGACCTCGACCTGTCCATCCCCGCGCCCTCGCAGCCGGTCACCATCACGAACTCGCACCAGATCGTGGCTGCTCTCGATTCGCTGCAATCGCTGCAGATTCCGCCCTTCAACCTGCAGATCGCCAGCACCGCCGCCAACAACGTGACCGTGGACTTCGAGCTCGGCATCAGCGTGGGCACCCCGGCCTACGTGGACAAGGACCGCTTCAAGCTCAGCATCCAGCCCCTCTTCATCGATCACGGCGGCAACTCGATCCGCACCACCGTCACCAGCATGGGGCGGCTGGGCTACGCCCTCAACCGCCGGGACGGCACCGATGGCGTCGGCTTCGCCTTCGGCACCGGGCCCAACATCCTCTTCGAAGCAGCGATGATGATGGGCATCTCGTCGACCAAGCTGGTGGACGCGGCGCGCGGCCTCAACGTCAACAACAACATCACCTACCAGTCGAACTTCGGTACGCCGGTCGGGGGAACGCCGCACTATCTGCCGCCCGAGCTCGCCGACGAGCAATCCCGGGCTTTCTTCACCGATGGCGCTGCGCCCCAGTCGTTGCGCCTCCAGCTAAGCATGCGGCAGGACGCTTACGTTTTCGCCAGTCCTCCGGACAACGACTACATCATCCTCCGCTACCGCATCCGCAACGACAGCGGTGGCACCATGCCTGGTCTGTACGTCGGCTGGTATCACGACTGGGACATCGGCGACCCCGGCGATCCGGCGGGCGCACTCGGGGACCGCACCGCTTTCGACGCCGGCCGCGGCCTCGGCTACACCTGGGACGAGAACGGTGCGGCGAGCAACGTCTACGTCGGCATGGCAGTGTTGACGCCGCCCGGGACCACTTCCTTCCGCGGCATCTGGAACGACCAGGCCAACCCGAACAACCCCTCCTTCGGCGTCTACGACGGCTACACCAAGTCCGAGAAGTGGCAGACCATGACCGAGGGCGTCGTGCACACGGAAGCCGGGCCCGAGGACGTCTCTTTGGGCTTCGGCACCGGTCCGTTCACCTTCGACGACTCCATCACCGTCGCCTTCGTCTACGTCGGCGGCTCGAGTCTGGCGGACCTGCAGGCCAACACCGACGCCGCCATCGCGAAGTGGGCGACCCTGGGCCCGATCACGCCGGTGACGCTGTACGACTTGAGTGCCGCCGCCGATGGCGGTGACGTCGTGGTGCGCTGGCGGACCACGGACGAGCGCGACATCGCAACCTTCCGGGTCTATCGCAGCAAGAACGGCGGCGGGCTCTCGGCCCTCGGTCCGGACGTCGAGCGCAACAACGAGAGGAACTACGTCTTCCGCGACCCGGCTCCGGGTCCCGGTAGCTATCTCTACCGCGTGGCGGAGATTTCGCCGACCGGCGACGCCGTTCTCCATGGCGCTGTCGAGCTCGTGATCGAAGGAGCGGCGCCGCCGCGGAGCTACCTATCGCCGGGCACGCCCAACCCGTTCAATCCGAATACGACGCTGCGCTACGGCCTCACCGCAGCCGGCCCGGTGCGGCTCGAGGTGTTCGACGCCCGCGGCCGGCATGTGCGCACCTTGGTACAGAACGCCTATGTGGCGCCCGGCATCTACGGCACCACATGGAACGGAACCGACGACGACGGCCGCGCCGTGCCGAGCGGCAGCTATCACGTTCGCTTGCAGCTCGTGGACCAGGTGTTCACGCGCCGGGTGACGTTGCTCAAGTAG
- a CDS encoding MBL fold metallo-hydrolase, with protein MILQQYYLGCLSHASYLLADPKSGSAVVVDPQRDVDQYLADADKLGLRITDVVLTHFHADFVAGHLELRERAGARIHLGARAQAEYAFVPAQEGAVLERGALRLQFLETPGHTPESICVLVFDLEQDAERPHAVLTGDTLFIGDVGRPDLMASIGVTGEELAGLLYDSLHEKLLHLPDGTLVYPAHGAGSMCGKSLSKERVSTIGEQRRYNYALQPMTKADFIRLVTMEQPEAPAYFPYDAMLNRSERPSLETTLEKVLQPLPLEEVLRLHLAGAQVLDVRDPGDYAGAHFLGSTNVGLQGQFASWCGTLLRRDRPIVLIAETGKETEAALRLGRIGFDHVAGYLEGGMQALEQRPDLLRHTERITAQALAERLNGDDPPHVLDVRTDAEREAKRIVGSVHVPLHQLAGRVAEVPRSGHVVIHCGGGYRSMIAASLLEQQGFTNCSDLVGGYAAWDLLDERSMRATS; from the coding sequence ATGATCCTGCAGCAGTACTATCTGGGATGCCTCTCCCACGCCTCGTACCTGCTCGCCGACCCCAAGTCCGGCAGCGCCGTGGTGGTGGATCCACAGCGCGACGTGGACCAGTACCTGGCGGACGCCGACAAGCTGGGGCTCCGGATCACGGACGTCGTCCTCACCCACTTCCACGCCGATTTCGTCGCCGGCCATCTGGAGCTGCGGGAGCGGGCCGGAGCGCGCATCCACCTGGGCGCCAGAGCCCAGGCGGAGTATGCCTTCGTCCCGGCGCAGGAAGGGGCGGTGCTCGAGCGCGGCGCCCTGCGGCTGCAGTTCCTCGAAACGCCCGGGCACACGCCGGAGAGCATCTGCGTCCTCGTCTTCGATCTGGAGCAGGATGCCGAGCGACCCCACGCCGTGCTCACCGGGGACACGCTCTTCATCGGCGACGTCGGCAGGCCCGATCTCATGGCCTCCATCGGCGTCACCGGCGAGGAGCTCGCCGGGCTGCTCTACGACTCGCTCCACGAGAAGCTGTTGCACCTCCCCGACGGGACCCTCGTCTACCCGGCGCACGGCGCCGGCTCCATGTGCGGCAAGAGTCTGAGCAAGGAGCGCGTCTCCACCATCGGCGAGCAGCGGCGCTACAACTATGCGCTGCAGCCCATGACGAAGGCCGATTTCATCCGCCTCGTCACCATGGAGCAGCCGGAAGCGCCGGCGTACTTCCCCTACGACGCGATGCTGAACCGGAGCGAGCGCCCCAGCCTGGAGACGACGCTGGAGAAGGTGCTGCAACCCCTGCCTCTGGAGGAGGTGCTGCGCTTGCACCTTGCGGGGGCCCAGGTCCTGGACGTGCGTGACCCGGGGGACTACGCCGGGGCGCATTTCCTCGGCAGCACGAATGTCGGCCTCCAAGGGCAGTTCGCCAGCTGGTGCGGCACGCTGCTGCGCCGGGACCGGCCGATCGTCCTCATCGCCGAGACGGGGAAGGAAACGGAAGCGGCGCTGCGGCTCGGGCGCATCGGCTTCGACCACGTGGCGGGCTATCTGGAGGGCGGTATGCAAGCGCTGGAACAGCGCCCGGACCTCCTGCGGCACACCGAGCGCATCACGGCGCAAGCGCTGGCGGAGCGATTGAACGGCGACGATCCCCCCCACGTCCTCGACGTGCGCACCGACGCGGAGCGGGAGGCCAAGCGCATCGTCGGCAGCGTCCACGTGCCGCTGCACCAGCTCGCCGGCAGGGTCGCCGAGGTGCCGCGCAGCGGCCACGTCGTCATCCACTGCGGCGGCGGTTACCGGTCGATGATCGCCGCCAGCCTGCTGGAGCAGCAGGGCTTCACCAACTGCAGCGATCTCGTGGGCGGGTATGCGGCCTGGGATCTGCTGGACGAACGCAGCATGCGGGCCACGAGCTGA
- a CDS encoding ribosomal protein L7/L12: protein MPELDWIEREERYRTRITRALIIISILAVAFFGTGFWLLGRQQKARAKAAVEASTAAAVAAVKHQAEEYTADSTAAATRFTAFKEKYGAQPLEGAPMLMVPLPRGSGFTHFLETTWEEYARVVDPAVEAANIRERFRIYYVDAMNRAWFTPAGSLAWEGDAHPTAILLPDIKQRGKMLEFEKPSFAQIVRGQEAAGVRMVEAVSAGAESLAAPSNDFDVILAAAGAQKEQVLAVIREVTGLGEAEALAIVEGAPKAIKEDVPKAVAEEIKKRLEAVGGSVEIRQ from the coding sequence GTGCCCGAGCTCGACTGGATCGAACGCGAAGAACGCTACCGGACGCGGATCACCCGGGCCCTGATCATCATCAGCATCCTCGCAGTCGCCTTCTTTGGCACCGGTTTCTGGCTTCTCGGGCGGCAGCAGAAGGCGCGAGCCAAAGCGGCGGTGGAGGCCAGCACTGCCGCCGCTGTCGCCGCGGTCAAGCATCAGGCGGAGGAGTACACCGCAGACTCCACCGCCGCCGCCACCCGCTTCACCGCTTTCAAAGAGAAATACGGCGCCCAGCCGCTGGAGGGCGCGCCCATGCTCATGGTGCCGCTGCCGCGCGGCTCCGGCTTCACCCACTTCCTGGAGACAACCTGGGAGGAGTATGCCCGCGTCGTGGACCCCGCGGTGGAGGCGGCGAACATCCGCGAGCGCTTCCGCATCTACTACGTCGATGCCATGAACCGCGCCTGGTTCACTCCGGCCGGCAGCCTCGCCTGGGAAGGGGACGCACACCCGACGGCGATCTTGCTCCCGGACATCAAGCAGAGGGGCAAGATGCTGGAGTTCGAGAAGCCCAGCTTCGCCCAGATCGTGCGCGGCCAGGAAGCGGCAGGCGTGCGCATGGTCGAAGCGGTCTCCGCCGGCGCCGAATCCCTGGCGGCACCGAGCAATGACTTCGACGTCATCCTCGCGGCCGCCGGTGCGCAGAAAGAGCAGGTCCTCGCGGTCATCCGTGAGGTCACCGGGCTCGGAGAGGCCGAGGCCCTCGCCATCGTCGAGGGCGCCCCCAAGGCGATCAAGGAAGACGTGCCGAAAGCCGTGGCCGAAGAGATCAAGAAGCGGCTGGAGGCGGTCGGCGGCAGCGTGGAAATCCGCCAGTAG
- a CDS encoding peroxiredoxin: MRDVVTVLHVAIATPPGRREAGAAAGGERRSLVVAKGRTSRANRTATLQVGDAAPDFTLPGHRGKETVQLHSWCGRKNVVLAFYPLDWTGVUTVQMPSYEADHAAFERLDAQVLGISIDSIPCHRAWARSLGGIETYPLLGDFHPKGEVARRYGVYREDEGITERAILIIDKQGIVRYIDVHDIGEQPDTTQILTELEKLR; encoded by the coding sequence ATGCGGGACGTCGTTACAGTCCTGCACGTCGCAATAGCAACGCCGCCGGGGAGACGTGAAGCCGGCGCCGCGGCTGGCGGCGAGAGGAGGTCGTTGGTGGTCGCGAAAGGCCGGACATCACGGGCGAACCGGACGGCGACGCTGCAGGTCGGCGACGCCGCACCGGATTTCACCTTGCCGGGACACCGGGGCAAGGAAACGGTGCAGTTGCACAGCTGGTGCGGGCGGAAGAACGTGGTCTTGGCGTTCTATCCGCTCGACTGGACCGGTGTCTGAACGGTGCAGATGCCCTCGTACGAGGCGGATCACGCCGCGTTCGAGAGGCTCGATGCCCAGGTTCTGGGCATTTCCATCGATTCGATTCCCTGCCATCGGGCCTGGGCCCGTTCGCTGGGCGGGATCGAGACCTACCCGCTCCTCGGCGACTTTCATCCCAAGGGGGAAGTGGCGCGACGGTACGGCGTGTACCGGGAAGACGAAGGCATCACGGAAAGGGCGATCCTGATCATCGACAAGCAAGGGATCGTCCGCTACATCGACGTGCACGACATCGGAGAGCAGCCGGACACCACCCAAATCTTGACGGAGCTCGAGAAGCTGCGCTGA
- a CDS encoding endonuclease/exonuclease/phosphatase family protein → MADPALVRESLALRRGIGRFASHREWLAAPEGPALTARVQRFLAPVRRFSSPVAPSGPAAGLRVVHWNVLHGNRYDGLRAALRDEPALAGADLLSLNEVDLGLARSGNRDVAFDLARELGMHAAWAALFLELEGGSDTPREIATQEQAEALFGLALLSRFPLGAAARVELESGSAFLFDTERKVGGLVALVVEVLRPGAPFHAVVTHLDVHRGPAVRALQMQAILAHLPPGPALLCGDLNTTSFTRGNALRAAGVLGVLALWPPGRLRQRLLQPYLPRGRPREPLFTVLSQAGLAVEGFNTTTESLDLHLQDVREYQSLAPGVRRLGQGLLRHAERRGRHRLDWIAARGFEPAPEHPPFALPHLMRGEAALSDHAPIGCGLRGGGSA, encoded by the coding sequence GTGGCGGATCCAGCCCTGGTCAGAGAAAGCCTGGCGCTGCGCCGGGGCATCGGGCGTTTCGCCAGTCACCGCGAGTGGCTGGCGGCTCCGGAGGGGCCGGCCCTGACGGCGCGGGTGCAGCGCTTCCTGGCACCAGTGCGGCGCTTCTCGAGTCCGGTAGCGCCTTCCGGGCCCGCGGCGGGGTTGCGGGTCGTGCACTGGAACGTCTTGCACGGCAACCGCTACGACGGGTTGCGCGCGGCTTTGCGAGACGAGCCCGCGCTCGCCGGCGCCGATCTCCTCTCCCTCAACGAAGTGGATCTGGGGTTGGCCCGCTCGGGCAACCGCGACGTGGCTTTCGACCTGGCCCGAGAGCTCGGGATGCATGCCGCCTGGGCGGCGCTCTTCCTGGAGCTGGAAGGTGGCTCCGACACGCCGCGAGAGATCGCGACGCAGGAGCAGGCGGAAGCGCTCTTCGGTCTGGCCCTCCTGTCCCGTTTTCCCCTCGGCGCGGCGGCGAGGGTGGAGCTCGAGTCCGGCAGCGCCTTTCTCTTCGACACGGAACGCAAGGTGGGAGGTCTCGTCGCCCTCGTGGTCGAGGTGCTGCGACCGGGCGCGCCCTTCCACGCAGTCGTCACCCATCTCGACGTGCATCGCGGGCCGGCGGTGCGGGCGCTGCAGATGCAAGCCATCCTGGCGCACTTGCCGCCAGGCCCGGCGCTTCTCTGCGGCGATCTCAACACCACGAGTTTCACCCGCGGCAACGCGCTGCGTGCCGCCGGCGTGCTCGGTGTCCTGGCGCTCTGGCCACCCGGGAGACTCCGCCAGCGGCTGCTGCAGCCTTATCTGCCGCGCGGGCGGCCGCGGGAGCCGCTGTTCACCGTGCTGTCGCAAGCAGGACTCGCGGTGGAAGGTTTCAACACCACGACGGAGTCCCTCGACCTGCACCTGCAGGACGTCCGCGAGTACCAGTCCCTGGCGCCGGGAGTGCGCCGGCTGGGGCAAGGGCTCCTGCGTCACGCCGAGCGGCGCGGCCGCCATCGGTTGGACTGGATCGCGGCGCGAGGCTTCGAACCGGCGCCAGAGCATCCACCCTTCGCTCTCCCGCATCTCATGCGCGGCGAAGCAGCGCTTTCGGATCACGCTCCCATCGGTTGCGGTCTGCGCGGCGGGGGGAGCGCATGA
- a CDS encoding TSUP family transporter, translating into MTTVLVCAVACGASLLTFFSGFGLGTLLLPVFALFFPLPVAIAATALVHLANNLFKLGLMGRHAERRVVLRFGAPAAVAACGGAWLLLRLAGLPALATYQLGGRTFTVEPLGLVLGGLIVFFALFDLLPAFTALRFGARFLGLGGLLSGFFGGLSGHQGALRSAFLAKSGLDPEAFVGTGVACAVIVDVVRLAVYGLDHITGPLGILRAEGGANLVVAATLSAFAGAWVGRRLLHQWTRRSMQRLVGAMLLLLALGIGLGLV; encoded by the coding sequence ATGACCACGGTTCTGGTCTGCGCCGTCGCCTGCGGTGCTTCGCTCCTCACCTTCTTTTCCGGTTTCGGTCTCGGCACGCTGTTGCTGCCGGTGTTCGCCCTCTTCTTCCCCCTTCCCGTGGCGATCGCGGCCACGGCGCTGGTGCACCTGGCCAACAACCTCTTCAAGCTCGGTCTCATGGGGCGGCATGCGGAGAGGCGGGTCGTGCTGCGCTTCGGCGCCCCGGCGGCGGTGGCGGCGTGCGGCGGAGCCTGGTTGCTGCTGCGGCTCGCCGGCTTGCCCGCCCTCGCGACCTACCAGCTCGGTGGCAGAACCTTTACGGTGGAGCCGCTGGGTCTCGTCCTCGGCGGGCTCATCGTCTTCTTCGCCCTCTTCGACCTCCTCCCGGCCTTCACCGCGCTCCGCTTCGGCGCCCGCTTCCTCGGGCTCGGCGGCTTGCTCTCGGGTTTCTTTGGCGGCTTGTCGGGTCATCAGGGGGCGCTGCGCTCGGCCTTCCTGGCCAAGAGCGGCCTCGATCCGGAAGCCTTCGTCGGCACCGGTGTGGCTTGCGCTGTCATCGTGGACGTGGTGCGCCTGGCGGTCTACGGACTCGACCACATCACTGGTCCACTGGGCATCCTGCGGGCGGAAGGCGGTGCGAACCTCGTTGTCGCCGCGACTCTGTCGGCGTTCGCCGGGGCCTGGGTCGGGCGCAGGCTCTTGCACCAGTGGACGCGGCGCTCGATGCAACGTCTCGTCGGCGCCATGCTGCTTCTTCTCGCTCTCGGTATCGGTCTCGGACTGGTGTAG